A window of Thermococcus aggregans contains these coding sequences:
- a CDS encoding flavodoxin domain-containing protein produces MKVCIVYDSKHGTTEKVAEAIREAIEKYASVEVKRASNVETLKDCELIIIGTPIYYERPLKSVLEFLEKHSAELEDKKTAVFIVCFAVAFGSLVRWHIQNHYIKPLVEKIPGEIIGTLVLKGGIGSVSEGEIEKAKRWAIKLLDF; encoded by the coding sequence ATGAAAGTATGCATAGTCTATGACTCCAAGCACGGGACAACGGAAAAGGTGGCGGAGGCAATAAGAGAAGCCATTGAGAAGTACGCCAGCGTAGAAGTCAAAAGGGCAAGCAATGTAGAAACCCTTAAAGACTGCGAGCTCATTATTATCGGAACCCCAATTTACTACGAGAGACCTCTAAAAAGCGTCCTTGAGTTTCTGGAGAAGCACTCTGCTGAGCTTGAAGACAAAAAGACGGCAGTTTTCATCGTTTGCTTTGCAGTTGCATTTGGAAGTCTTGTTAGATGGCACATTCAAAATCATTACATAAAACCCCTAGTTGAGAAAATTCCCGGAGAAATCATTGGTACCCTCGTGCTTAAAGGTGGGATTGGAAGTGTAAGCGAAGGCGAAATAGAGAAAGCAAAGAGATGGGCTATAAAGCTTCTAGATTTTTGA